The following nucleotide sequence is from Thermococcus sp..
CGAGAGGCGCTTGAGTTCCCTCCTCACAGTTTCCTCGTCGGCCTTTATCTTGACGTCTATGAAGGGCCTGACCTTCAGCTCGACGAACATTGGCTTCCAGTCCTCGACGATGTAGAACCCCTTCCTCGTCCCGGCCTCGGGAACAAAGCTCCTACCGTTCCAGCGATATCTAATCTCGTAGTCACCGAAGTCCCAGCGCTGGAGCGAGCCGGGATAAACTAGCGTCCCAATGTCATAGCTCGTTACGAACTCCCTGTGTATGTGACCGAGGGCGTAGTAGAGGTAGCCCTTTGGGAGGTCGGCCATCTTCAGCTCGTAGTAGTCCCTCTGGCTTTCCGGCAGTTTCCCCATCATCTCCTCGACGAGTTCCTTTATCCCCTGGTGGAGCATCAGGATGGCATCCCCGGCGGGATGGAAAATGTCCGAGAGTTTATTCCTCTCAAGCCACGCCGCGCTCATGTACTTGAGACCGTGTATCTCAACGGTTTTGCTGCCTCTCTCAAAAACTCCCTTGACAAGGTACTTTCCGGCAACTTTCTCGCTGGTGAGGTGGTCGTTCTCAACCTTCTCCTCCCTCAGCCCAACAAGGTTTAGGAGGCCGAGCCTCTCAAGGAGATGATATGCCGAAACCTTCCTCTGGGTTCTGTCGTGGTTGCCCTCTATGGCGAAGACCGGGATTCCTTTCTTCTTTGGGAGCTCCAGTATCTCGATGGCCTCCTTTATCGTCTCGGGACTTGGCCTGCTGGAGTGAAATAAGTCGCCAGCGATGAGTATGAAGTCAACCTTTTCGGCGACGGACTTCTCAATCGCCTCCCGAAAGGCCTTCGCGAACTCCTCGGCCCGATAGGGCAGTCGGTACTGCTCGAAGCCGAGGTGGACATCCGCTATGTGGGCGAACTTCATTCCATAACACCAACCCTTCAGCTTTTTACAAAACTCAGTGCTTGACGTGGGGTAATCCTTCCCATATCCGTGCCATCAAAATCAGAGTCGAAACTAACTATTTTTAAACCGTGTTTCTTGGTGTCCACAAGGAACATCAGTCCCACCATTCCATGGCCTTGTGCTGGAGCTCTAAGGACGTGTACTTTTCCCTAAACTCCCTGAGACCACCCTTCCACTGGAGCTTTAGTTTCCCCCTCTTATGCGGAACCCTCCTTTCGAGAAGGAACTCTATGTAATCGATGACCTCCCTCTTTAGGTCTTCTGGGAGCTTATCAAAGAGGTCTTTTATGTCTTCCATCCTCTCACCATCCCTATTTCGTCTCACGTTCTCAAAAGTCTATCTCAACGCCCTCCTCATCGTAGAGCTCTTCCTTTTTCCTCTCCTCTTCCTCGCGCTTTTTTCTGGCAAGCCACCTCTCCACCGCGCCGATGTCTTCTCCACCGTAGTTCCCGCCGAGGGCCTTGAAGTTGTACACTTTCACTAAAGCTGGCAAACTTATCGCCTGGCCGACTATGACGGCTTCACCCTTGCCGAGGCCGGCTATGTCGCTCATTAGTTCTCCGCTAACCTGCTCGCTGGCCCTGATGACATACTGCTGGTCGTTGGGGTTGACTATGCGCATTATTATCTTGGTGTTGGTCTGGCTCAGAACGTCCTCGCTCAATCTGCTCGGCCTCTGGGAGACGAGCCCGAGTCCGACTCCGAACTTCCTCCCCTCCCTAGCTATCCTTCCGAGGATTCTGACTGCTCCTCCCTTCTCGCCGTGGGGCGCGAAGATGTGGGCCTCTTCAACGATAACCATCACCGGCTCCGCTAAGGCAGGATACTCCCTCTCAACGTCCCTCATGAAGTTCTCCAGCTCCTCTATTTCCTCCGCGACTGAAGAGATATTGCCGGAGTAAGCCGTTCTGAGGTAATCGAGCCTTTTTCTGGCCTTCTCGTAGTCCATCCTCGTCTCGAAGACCTTTTCAAGTAACTTGGCAACGACCAGCTTCATCTGACCCTCGTCGAGGGGGCCTAGATCAATTACGTTCACTTTCCCGGGCTCTATTGACGCAACTATGTCCTCGCTTGAGAGCAGATGACCGTAGTTTCTGAGGAAGCGCGAGACCTTCATCGTAAGCCTCATTATCGTCTCCTTCTCGGCGGACTTTATCTCACCCAGATCCCTGTACTGGCCGGCGTGGGGGTCCCAGTAAGTTCCACCACCTTCGCTCGCCCACCTCTGGAGCAAATCGTGGACGAGCTTCACCGCTTCCCTGCCGCCAACGCCCTGATGCTCGTGGAGCACGGTGTCCCAAGCCCTGAGAAGGTATGACCTCTGTATGCTGGCGTTGCTCTGTATCTCCATCAAATCGGCGAGCTCTTCACCGTCCATTGCCTCGGGCCTTATCTTTGCCTCGATAAGGTTCACGTACTCCCTTCCCGTCCCGGGGAGGCTGAGCTTCGTGTAGTCTCCATGGGGGTCGAGGACTATCACGGTCCCGCCGAGCTCTTCAACCAGCTTCCAGAGCATTACCGAGACTGTGTTGCTCTTTCCCGCGCCGGTGACGGCCAGAATTGCGAAGTGCCTTGAGACGAGCTCGTTCACGTTGAGGTAAACAGGGACGTCGTCCCTTATTATCAGCCTGCCAACCTCGATATAGCCGTTCCCGCCGTAGTAGATCGCCCTCAAGAGGTCTGAGCTGGCGAGGTAAACCCTGTTGCCGTTGGGCACTGGAACCCTTGTGGGCACTACCTCCGCCTTCTCACCGTTGAACTGCACCTTCCCGAGGACGTGAACCGTAACTATTAGGGCCTCGTTCTCGCCTATGCTCTCTCCGTACTCCCTTATGTCGAGTTCCAGGGAGGTGTAGGTGCTCTTACCCTCGCTGAGGAGCCAGTTTATGTTCTTTATCCCCCTTATAGTGCCTATCACCCACTCCCCGCTCTCGCCATCGCGACAGGCCCTGTCCTTGGCCTCCTTGCAGAGCCTTGCAACGACGAAGTCGCCAAACTTAAGGTCAACCTCGGGATGAGCGTAGAACTGAAAGGAGCTAACGGTCGCCTCACCGGTCACGATTCCGACGGGCTTATGGGGGTCATCGATTATCCGCATGGCACCACCTACCGAATAGGTTGGACGGGTGGGCTTTAAACTTTACTCCGGCGAGTGGAGGGAAAGAATCAGCCAGGAATCCGGTCATCATCCTCCCGTCAGGTTCGAGAGTGCTCATCACGCAACCGGACGTAGTCCCTCAAGGCTTAAAAGCCTTGGGGAGGAG
It contains:
- the mre11 gene encoding DNA double-strand break repair protein Mre11 is translated as MKFAHIADVHLGFEQYRLPYRAEEFAKAFREAIEKSVAEKVDFILIAGDLFHSSRPSPETIKEAIEILELPKKKGIPVFAIEGNHDRTQRKVSAYHLLERLGLLNLVGLREEKVENDHLTSEKVAGKYLVKGVFERGSKTVEIHGLKYMSAAWLERNKLSDIFHPAGDAILMLHQGIKELVEEMMGKLPESQRDYYELKMADLPKGYLYYALGHIHREFVTSYDIGTLVYPGSLQRWDFGDYEIRYRWNGRSFVPEAGTRKGFYIVEDWKPMFVELKVRPFIDVKIKADEETVRRELKRLSAKIPGEAFVRIDVRWERPFDVSSLQAIINVRYLHLRTRFEGRKSKLGSSRAPLAKEYFTPFELKVIELTGEKRLDNIEEVIELFLGQKEEEPAKKPEKPEMSKKAEGRKEEKRKEKVLPKVKRAGDLTAWLGGGR
- a CDS encoding DUF2281 domain-containing protein; protein product: MEDIKDLFDKLPEDLKREVIDYIEFLLERRVPHKRGKLKLQWKGGLREFREKYTSLELQHKAMEWWD
- the herA gene encoding DNA double-strand break repair helicase HerA, with product MRIIDDPHKPVGIVTGEATVSSFQFYAHPEVDLKFGDFVVARLCKEAKDRACRDGESGEWVIGTIRGIKNINWLLSEGKSTYTSLELDIREYGESIGENEALIVTVHVLGKVQFNGEKAEVVPTRVPVPNGNRVYLASSDLLRAIYYGGNGYIEVGRLIIRDDVPVYLNVNELVSRHFAILAVTGAGKSNTVSVMLWKLVEELGGTVIVLDPHGDYTKLSLPGTGREYVNLIEAKIRPEAMDGEELADLMEIQSNASIQRSYLLRAWDTVLHEHQGVGGREAVKLVHDLLQRWASEGGGTYWDPHAGQYRDLGEIKSAEKETIMRLTMKVSRFLRNYGHLLSSEDIVASIEPGKVNVIDLGPLDEGQMKLVVAKLLEKVFETRMDYEKARKRLDYLRTAYSGNISSVAEEIEELENFMRDVEREYPALAEPVMVIVEEAHIFAPHGEKGGAVRILGRIAREGRKFGVGLGLVSQRPSRLSEDVLSQTNTKIIMRIVNPNDQQYVIRASEQVSGELMSDIAGLGKGEAVIVGQAISLPALVKVYNFKALGGNYGGEDIGAVERWLARKKREEEERKKEELYDEEGVEIDF